The following are from one region of the Anaeropeptidivorans aminofermentans genome:
- a CDS encoding sensor histidine kinase codes for MRRKLSNQFLVNFLVIFLLTLLATALAFVMLSFASRLISDSLVKNQYPASTIIKEDYTQIDSSAIIKNGGGVQVVNKEYRIVYSKGLDTIGKNQLNIQEFTAFLTESKEKPYHYDILYQPEGEFWLIVTFPTSIRLDFSLIYNKEASSSDFTRTGFAIAFVALLYFLILAFLTFIYSRITAASITVPLRKLCDGTRLLREGDYSARVDLRLKNEFSELQSTFNDMAARIEHEISLRKKSEEDRKQLVLDISHDLKNPMSSIHGYAEICIKKPELTKKDQKEYLEIILHNSKRANKLLTELFELSQMDSPEFSLKSEKTDLCEYLRQACGDLVPQFEETGFVYEFTIPEESVFALLDADRFSRIIGNLAENALRYNPQGTTISINMAIENHYALIDFSDNGIGIPPHLADNVFKPFISADDARSSKAGGSGLGLSIAQKIAEAHGGELTLIPHRNKGSTFRITIPTI; via the coding sequence ATGAGAAGAAAACTCTCTAATCAGTTTCTCGTAAATTTCCTTGTAATATTCCTTCTGACGCTGCTTGCCACGGCGTTGGCATTTGTGATGCTGTCCTTTGCCAGCAGATTAATTTCAGATTCTCTTGTAAAAAACCAATATCCGGCAAGCACAATCATAAAAGAGGATTATACCCAGATTGATTCATCTGCTATTATTAAAAACGGCGGCGGTGTACAGGTTGTTAATAAGGAATATCGCATCGTTTATTCCAAAGGCCTTGACACCATAGGGAAAAATCAGCTAAATATCCAGGAGTTCACAGCCTTTTTAACCGAAAGCAAAGAAAAGCCCTATCATTACGATATCCTTTATCAGCCAGAGGGTGAATTCTGGCTGATTGTCACCTTCCCCACCTCCATTCGCCTTGATTTTTCCTTAATATATAATAAAGAAGCCTCTTCCAGTGATTTCACACGGACAGGCTTTGCCATTGCTTTTGTTGCACTTCTTTATTTTTTAATCCTTGCTTTTCTTACCTTTATTTATTCAAGAATTACGGCTGCAAGTATTACTGTGCCTTTACGAAAACTCTGTGATGGCACAAGGCTTTTACGTGAAGGCGATTATTCCGCAAGGGTGGATTTGCGTCTAAAAAATGAATTTTCTGAACTTCAGAGCACCTTTAACGACATGGCCGCCCGTATTGAGCATGAAATTTCTCTTCGTAAAAAGTCCGAGGAGGATAGAAAACAATTAGTTCTTGATATTTCCCATGACCTAAAAAACCCTATGTCAAGCATACATGGCTACGCTGAAATATGTATAAAAAAACCAGAGCTAACCAAGAAGGACCAAAAGGAATATCTTGAAATCATTCTTCATAACAGTAAGAGGGCAAATAAATTGCTTACAGAGCTTTTTGAGCTTTCCCAAATGGATAGCCCTGAGTTCTCATTGAAATCCGAAAAAACAGACCTTTGTGAATACCTGCGGCAGGCTTGTGGCGACCTTGTGCCCCAGTTTGAAGAAACGGGCTTTGTCTATGAATTTACTATTCCAGAAGAAAGCGTTTTTGCTTTGCTTGATGCCGACAGATTCAGCCGGATCATTGGAAATCTTGCAGAAAACGCATTACGGTATAATCCCCAAGGAACAACAATTTCTATAAACATGGCTATTGAAAATCATTATGCATTGATTGACTTTAGCGACAATGGGATCGGAATTCCTCCTCACCTTGCAGACAACGTATTTAAGCCTTTCATCAGTGCAGATGATGCTCGCAGTTCCAAAGCCGGCGGAAGCGGCCTTGGGCTTTCCATCGCACAAAAAATCGCCGAGGCCCACGGAGGGGAATTGACGCTGATACCCCATAGAAATAAGGGCAGCACATTCAGGATTACAATTCCTACGATTTAA
- a CDS encoding V4R domain-containing protein: protein MNHENKSYNFIWEGLGNIDEGRKNLGENMPVLIYRLFQYTLKDILAREYDEETIGLHYRAAGYLAGKEFAKNMLDISGDFDAFIADMANKLQKLKMGILHMEKEDSISFVLALSEDIDCSGRDISGEMVCGYYEGLIGGIFEAYSNKPFTVKKISCRSTGDGACRFRVMEQQEGEKV from the coding sequence ATGAACCATGAAAATAAATCGTACAATTTTATCTGGGAAGGGTTGGGAAATATTGATGAGGGAAGAAAAAATTTAGGGGAAAATATGCCGGTGCTTATCTATCGCCTATTCCAATATACATTAAAGGATATTTTGGCCCGTGAATATGACGAAGAAACCATCGGTCTGCACTACCGTGCCGCCGGGTATTTGGCAGGCAAGGAGTTTGCAAAGAATATGCTGGATATTTCCGGGGATTTTGATGCCTTTATTGCCGATATGGCAAATAAATTGCAAAAGTTGAAAATGGGCATTTTACATATGGAGAAAGAGGATTCTATTTCCTTTGTTTTGGCACTTTCAGAGGATATTGACTGTTCAGGTCGGGATATATCTGGCGAAATGGTTTGCGGCTATTATGAAGGCCTTATTGGAGGTATTTTTGAAGCCTATAGTAATAAGCCTTTTACTGTAAAAAAAATTAGCTGCCGCTCAACCGGAGATGGGGCATGCCGTTTTAGGGTTATGGAGCAGCAAGAGGGTGAAAAAGTTTAG
- a CDS encoding response regulator transcription factor: protein MNILIADDEKDILNLIKISLVENGYTAFTAQNGKEAWDILTTQEVHLAVLDVMMPVMDGFNLLRKIREHSTIPVIFLTARIDDMDKVLGLGADDYIAKPFSVAELMARVGAQLRRNNEYLSPKEKAATTIVYGNLSIDTDKCCAFKNGELIELGAKEYKLLLYFMEHPERFFTKRQLYHAVWNEELYFDDNTVMVHISRIRSRIEDDPQKPKYLKTIRGIGYKLHYIGEKP, encoded by the coding sequence ATGAACATCCTAATTGCAGATGATGAAAAAGACATTCTTAATCTAATAAAAATCAGCCTTGTAGAAAACGGATACACCGCCTTTACAGCACAGAACGGAAAAGAAGCATGGGATATTTTGACTACCCAAGAAGTCCATCTTGCAGTTCTCGACGTGATGATGCCTGTAATGGACGGCTTTAACCTTCTGCGTAAAATACGGGAGCACAGCACCATTCCGGTTATTTTTCTTACTGCAAGGATTGACGATATGGATAAGGTGCTCGGGCTTGGCGCAGACGACTATATTGCCAAGCCCTTTTCCGTTGCTGAATTGATGGCCCGTGTAGGAGCCCAGCTGCGCCGAAATAACGAATACCTATCTCCTAAGGAAAAAGCCGCAACAACCATTGTTTATGGAAACTTATCTATCGATACAGATAAATGCTGTGCCTTTAAGAATGGAGAACTGATTGAACTTGGCGCAAAGGAATACAAGCTCCTTTTATATTTTATGGAGCATCCCGAGCGGTTTTTTACAAAACGGCAGCTTTATCATGCAGTATGGAACGAGGAATTATATTTTGATGATAATACTGTGATGGTTCATATCAGCCGGATCAGAAGCCGCATAGAAGATGACCCGCAAAAGCCTAAATACCTGAAAACTATTCGCGGTATCGGGTATAAGCTTCATTACATAGGTGAAAAGCCATGA
- a CDS encoding GGDEF domain-containing protein — MSNINKEDSDDIYIRTVQKEYTKIDGKWLQLHYKTAVVLVIVAFLVEVSMGIFLINSDMLRTTVHRFFLKYLIFPSGINFIFIALNMFIIKSKIFSQTFKIYAISIIFVCINFVLFAVHNAFIAIYYIAAIAIMLTIIYANYYVTGMTALTSIVSMVISELFIQWDGDKISIFQSTLRFSEFLISLISLITFSIACMIIIRFERKKNSASIQKEIERQQLQQILHMDEMTGIYNRKALHNELKHVEDTPSDTQHILAIVDIDRFKSINDTWGHHIGDRCLIEFAKILKEYHTNITPFRYGGDEFCLLFRGIRMADAEIICREIQDKVNNLAFKDYPKLELTVSFGLAAISDQIDTVRLFINADHALYEAKKVRNSICVFK; from the coding sequence GTGAGCAATATAAATAAAGAAGATTCAGATGACATATATATTCGCACAGTACAGAAAGAGTATACAAAAATTGACGGAAAGTGGCTTCAGCTGCATTATAAGACAGCAGTTGTTCTAGTTATAGTTGCTTTCTTAGTCGAGGTTTCCATGGGAATATTTTTAATCAATTCAGATATGCTTAGAACGACAGTCCATCGATTTTTTCTGAAATATTTAATTTTTCCAAGTGGAATTAATTTTATTTTTATTGCTCTTAATATGTTTATAATCAAATCAAAAATTTTTTCACAAACCTTTAAGATTTATGCTATTTCAATTATTTTTGTATGTATTAATTTCGTTCTTTTTGCTGTACATAATGCCTTTATAGCAATTTATTATATTGCCGCAATAGCAATTATGCTGACTATAATCTATGCCAACTATTATGTAACAGGCATGACTGCGCTAACAAGCATTGTTTCTATGGTGATTTCAGAGCTGTTTATACAATGGGATGGAGATAAAATCAGTATTTTTCAAAGCACCCTTCGATTTAGTGAATTTTTGATTTCTCTTATTTCTCTTATTACCTTTTCCATTGCTTGTATGATAATAATTCGGTTTGAACGTAAAAAGAACAGCGCAAGCATACAAAAAGAAATCGAACGGCAGCAATTACAGCAAATTCTTCATATGGACGAAATGACTGGAATATATAATCGGAAAGCACTTCATAATGAGCTTAAACATGTGGAAGATACTCCATCAGATACCCAGCATATTCTTGCAATCGTAGACATTGATAGATTTAAAAGTATCAACGACACATGGGGCCATCATATAGGAGACCGCTGTTTAATAGAATTTGCGAAAATTCTGAAAGAATATCATACGAATATTACTCCTTTTCGCTATGGGGGTGATGAGTTCTGCCTGCTGTTCCGAGGTATCCGTATGGCAGATGCAGAAATTATTTGCAGAGAAATCCAGGATAAAGTCAACAATTTAGCCTTTAAAGATTATCCAAAGCTGGAGCTCACAGTAAGCTTCGGGCTCGCGGCAATTTCCGATCAAATTGACACAGTAAGGCTTTTTATTAATGCCGACCATGCCCTATATGAAGCAAAAAAAGTCCGCAATTCTATCTGTGTTTTTAAATAA
- a CDS encoding methyl-accepting chemotaxis protein, protein MAKLKFKMQIKEKLALFIGVLLGTVILLLSAISYFNLDKAYKQAISAKQDDYDSRIKVAVESIIGVLNVNYERYLNGEITEQDALESAKKILRDTRYEDGGYLWAYTEDGECIVHMDPEIEGTQRYNITDPKGNYYVRNIIAAGNQSEGGYTEYYMKSPTQEETSQKRAFTMKFEPYGWYISTGNYYDEINDTIAKLRQQSAASHINLLIISFVTAAVGVAITFFGLNQLTGPLSNVARRLQLLAEGDAHTPPVSISNTKDEMQTLTQASETLILAIQSIVNDLTAHMKNIAKGDLTTPITRQYVGDFLPIQDSLGEIYLSLTHALSNISVSAETVNSGATQVSATAQALASGATEQAASAEELSASITTISNQANHIAEIVKQASEGMAKTAAGAEDGHDKMERLLKSIEMIQNSSKQISGITNAIQDIAHQTNILALNAAIEAARAGAAGKGFAVVADEVRNLAGKSAESAKRTAALIEHSMEEVAESLRLAKETLTSTEYASAEILILQNILEDINSDAQGQAAAITQITMGVEQISAVIQTNAATAEESSASSEELSAQAAILKDAISNFKFETDLISHETAPELSHDLIRLESINKYLY, encoded by the coding sequence ATGGCAAAATTAAAATTCAAAATGCAGATTAAAGAAAAGCTGGCTCTGTTTATCGGCGTTTTGCTGGGTACGGTAATCTTACTGCTATCAGCAATATCCTATTTCAATCTGGACAAGGCCTATAAGCAAGCCATATCTGCTAAGCAAGATGATTATGACAGTAGAATTAAAGTTGCTGTGGAAAGTATCATAGGCGTTCTTAATGTAAATTATGAGAGATACCTTAACGGAGAAATCACCGAACAAGATGCGCTGGAATCCGCAAAAAAAATCCTTCGTGACACCCGTTACGAAGACGGTGGCTACCTTTGGGCATATACAGAAGACGGGGAATGCATTGTCCACATGGACCCGGAAATTGAAGGGACCCAGCGCTATAATATTACAGACCCAAAAGGAAATTATTATGTTCGCAATATTATCGCCGCAGGAAACCAGTCCGAAGGCGGGTATACGGAATATTATATGAAAAGCCCGACGCAAGAAGAAACTTCTCAAAAAAGAGCTTTTACAATGAAATTTGAACCTTACGGCTGGTACATAAGTACAGGAAATTATTATGATGAAATTAATGACACTATTGCTAAACTTCGTCAGCAATCGGCTGCTTCACATATAAATCTTTTGATAATCAGTTTCGTTACTGCTGCTGTTGGTGTTGCTATAACGTTCTTCGGCCTTAATCAATTGACCGGTCCTCTTTCAAATGTAGCCAGACGTCTCCAACTGCTTGCAGAAGGTGATGCTCATACACCGCCGGTTTCTATTTCAAATACCAAAGACGAGATGCAGACCCTTACCCAAGCGTCTGAAACCTTAATATTGGCAATCCAGAGCATTGTTAATGACCTTACGGCACATATGAAAAATATTGCAAAAGGAGATTTAACGACACCAATTACACGCCAATATGTTGGTGATTTTCTTCCAATTCAGGATTCCCTGGGAGAAATATATCTTTCTTTAACTCATGCCTTATCCAATATAAGTGTGTCCGCAGAGACGGTTAATTCAGGAGCGACACAAGTCTCCGCTACTGCTCAGGCGCTTGCTTCCGGTGCTACAGAGCAGGCAGCTTCAGCAGAGGAGCTTTCTGCATCCATTACTACCATATCAAATCAGGCAAACCATATTGCGGAAATTGTTAAGCAAGCCTCTGAAGGTATGGCAAAAACAGCGGCGGGCGCAGAAGACGGACATGACAAAATGGAACGGCTCCTTAAGTCCATAGAGATGATTCAGAACAGTTCGAAACAAATCAGCGGAATTACCAATGCCATTCAAGACATTGCCCATCAGACTAATATTTTAGCCTTAAATGCGGCTATTGAGGCAGCCCGCGCCGGAGCCGCAGGCAAAGGCTTTGCCGTTGTGGCCGATGAGGTCCGCAATTTGGCTGGAAAATCCGCAGAATCTGCAAAAAGAACGGCTGCCTTAATTGAGCATTCCATGGAGGAAGTGGCCGAAAGCTTACGGCTCGCAAAAGAAACACTGACTTCAACCGAATATGCTTCTGCAGAAATTTTAATTTTGCAAAATATCTTAGAAGATATTAATAGCGATGCACAGGGTCAGGCCGCCGCCATCACACAAATTACAATGGGTGTGGAGCAGATATCCGCTGTTATACAGACAAATGCGGCGACAGCAGAAGAAAGCTCTGCTTCCAGCGAGGAACTTTCTGCCCAGGCAGCAATACTTAAAGATGCCATATCTAATTTCAAATTTGAAACTGATTTAATTTCCCATGAAACAGCACCGGAGCTATCCCATGATTTAATCCGCTTGGAATCCATTAATAAGTATCTTTATTAA
- a CDS encoding AP2 domain-containing protein has product MTYKNIVGKQFGLLMILDEFKNEKGYRVCRCQCECGNIKIIYKNNITSGRTKSCGCLEDRNRRRFVDLSNRTFGRLKAVAPTDQRKDGYVVWECICKCGKTVHVVGRNLIRGETKSCGCLLKERSNISNQRFGHLLALYPDKTSKNSPRKWLCRCDCGNICSVSISNLRNGHTKSCGCLQDKEYRTLIDGTCLEVIASSKVSKNNRSGIKGVSYYSKTNSWIATLTFKGKRHYLGEYDNITAAAKARWKAEEEIIKPFIDEHRHLLNT; this is encoded by the coding sequence ATGACATATAAAAATATAGTTGGAAAGCAGTTTGGTCTGCTAATGATTTTAGATGAATTTAAGAATGAAAAAGGATACCGGGTTTGCCGCTGCCAATGTGAGTGTGGCAATATAAAAATTATTTATAAAAATAATATTACATCCGGCAGGACAAAAAGCTGTGGCTGTCTTGAAGATAGGAACCGAAGAAGATTTGTCGATTTGTCTAATAGGACCTTTGGCAGATTAAAAGCAGTGGCTCCGACGGACCAGCGCAAAGACGGCTATGTTGTATGGGAATGTATCTGTAAATGCGGCAAGACGGTTCATGTTGTCGGGCGTAATCTTATTCGCGGCGAGACGAAAAGCTGCGGCTGTCTTTTAAAAGAAAGAAGCAATATTTCAAACCAACGTTTTGGGCATCTGCTGGCCTTATATCCTGATAAAACCTCAAAAAATAGTCCACGGAAATGGCTTTGCCGCTGTGACTGCGGAAATATTTGCAGCGTAAGCATATCGAATTTAAGGAACGGCCACACAAAAAGCTGCGGATGCTTACAGGATAAGGAATATCGAACATTGATTGATGGAACGTGTTTGGAGGTTATTGCATCTTCTAAGGTGTCAAAGAATAATCGCAGCGGCATAAAGGGCGTTTCTTACTACAGCAAAACGAATTCATGGATTGCGACACTTACATTTAAAGGGAAGCGCCATTATCTCGGTGAATACGATAATATAACGGCTGCCGCTAAAGCACGATGGAAAGCTGAAGAGGAAATAATAAAACCCTTTATAGATGAGCATCGCCATTTACTTAATACATAG
- a CDS encoding sensor histidine kinase has translation MSCVATIMILMHYFVFMLYYQELFPAQRRRQIYVLLFLSIVLASYAFLDAHNLRGLRIPIIIIAMTAGIYFSTTMNLMQAICCGSFCVLASYSFRGIFISIGLLALQGNDFSFITKANYAITIFSLPFSLLFFLILHRTIFPDNKIKKFLNNRSQLTLIIPYEIMAALNLMNINLSRDIFPYDMWYQGSYLSTHGLWNVKIAIGCCLLTLGMLLYAVYQSIQSTELLEYRYRTKVLEEQYEQQLRHYKSYQKYTESFQTFKHDYKSMMVSLKALLRAQDNERAIQLIDDLYDDMQKRVEVHKKYSDNVILDAMLQDIANICEEKEIRFLFNIFVPRNTELSKLDAIRIFSNIAKNAVEACEKVPVSERFINIVAKNDNQWATLEAVNSYDGKTLMNKGTLMTTKSEKEGHGLGLSIVQEIVQNLGGFVIYDADMKRKTFLIRVHIPRISKTKEEEA, from the coding sequence ATGAGCTGCGTTGCCACTATAATGATTCTCATGCATTACTTTGTTTTTATGCTTTACTATCAAGAATTGTTTCCTGCACAGAGACGCAGACAAATTTATGTTTTGCTTTTTTTATCTATTGTGCTTGCGTCCTATGCATTTCTGGATGCACATAATCTACGGGGACTAAGGATTCCAATTATCATAATTGCCATGACTGCGGGAATCTATTTTTCAACAACCATGAACTTGATGCAGGCAATATGCTGTGGAAGCTTCTGTGTCTTAGCTTCTTACAGCTTCCGCGGAATATTTATTTCAATTGGTTTATTGGCTTTGCAGGGAAATGATTTCTCATTCATAACAAAAGCAAATTATGCCATAACCATATTTTCCTTGCCTTTTTCACTCTTATTTTTTTTAATCTTGCACAGAACAATATTTCCTGATAATAAAATCAAAAAATTTCTGAATAACCGCAGCCAGCTTACGCTTATCATTCCATATGAAATTATGGCGGCATTAAATCTAATGAATATAAATTTGAGCAGGGATATATTTCCATATGATATGTGGTATCAAGGGTCCTATCTATCTACCCATGGTCTATGGAATGTAAAAATAGCCATCGGCTGCTGCCTTCTTACTCTTGGTATGCTGCTTTATGCCGTTTATCAATCCATTCAAAGTACGGAGCTTTTAGAATACCGCTACCGTACCAAAGTTTTGGAAGAGCAGTATGAACAGCAGCTCAGGCATTACAAATCTTACCAAAAATATACAGAAAGCTTTCAGACATTTAAGCATGATTATAAATCTATGATGGTTTCTTTAAAAGCCCTTCTTAGGGCACAGGATAATGAGAGGGCAATCCAGCTAATCGACGACCTTTATGATGATATGCAAAAACGGGTAGAAGTCCATAAAAAGTATTCCGACAACGTTATCCTGGATGCCATGCTCCAGGATATTGCAAATATATGCGAAGAAAAGGAAATTCGCTTCCTATTTAACATCTTTGTGCCGCGCAATACTGAATTATCCAAGCTAGATGCAATCAGAATTTTTTCTAATATTGCCAAAAATGCTGTTGAAGCATGTGAGAAAGTACCTGTATCGGAGCGGTTTATAAATATTGTAGCTAAAAATGATAACCAGTGGGCTACTCTTGAAGCAGTTAATTCCTATGATGGAAAAACGCTCATGAATAAGGGAACTCTTATGACAACAAAATCAGAAAAAGAAGGACATGGCCTAGGTTTGAGTATTGTTCAGGAGATTGTCCAAAATTTAGGCGGATTTGTAATTTATGATGCAGACATGAAAAGGAAAACTTTTTTAATTAGAGTCCATATTCCCCGTATAAGTAAAACGAAGGAAGAAGAAGCCTGA
- a CDS encoding methyltransferase domain-containing protein: protein MPFFCGKLVYKTFADRLPLAGSEQVLDFGCGMGTVAYYVMKRLPKGQLTCIDISERWLNTCRKTLSKYRNVSFIKSDFPELVDSSFNVVYCHFVLHDISKSELEKVISVLTKSIKSGGTFIFREPLNETEKLNIIKRLVEENDLSLKNSRITDIPLMGNALTKYLKEHFSQEKIYLIGESWGSALGIFLIDKYPESYHGFIGTAQMVDFAETERMDYRKVMEIAEAKGDTAIIEQLKKNGLPPYYGKSATGKVTIKNLEDRNKQAAKIYLDSIDNIKNHL, encoded by the coding sequence TTGCCTTTTTTTTGCGGCAAATTAGTATACAAAACATTTGCAGACCGTCTGCCTCTTGCCGGCAGCGAGCAGGTGCTTGATTTCGGGTGCGGAATGGGCACAGTCGCCTATTATGTTATGAAAAGGCTTCCCAAAGGACAATTGACCTGTATTGATATTTCAGAAAGATGGCTTAATACCTGCCGTAAGACTTTAAGCAAATACAGAAACGTTAGTTTTATAAAATCGGATTTTCCGGAACTGGTTGACAGCAGCTTTAATGTAGTATACTGCCACTTTGTCTTACATGATATTTCAAAAAGTGAGCTTGAAAAAGTAATTTCTGTGCTGACTAAATCCATCAAATCCGGCGGCACTTTCATTTTTCGCGAACCATTAAATGAAACGGAAAAATTAAATATAATCAAAAGGCTAGTTGAGGAAAATGACCTATCTCTCAAAAACAGCCGAATCACAGATATTCCGCTGATGGGCAATGCCCTTACAAAATATCTGAAAGAACACTTTTCACAGGAGAAGATTTATCTGATCGGTGAATCCTGGGGCAGTGCTTTAGGAATTTTTCTCATTGATAAATATCCTGAATCCTATCATGGATTTATCGGTACTGCACAAATGGTTGACTTTGCCGAAACCGAACGCATGGATTATAGAAAGGTAATGGAAATTGCAGAAGCAAAAGGTGACACTGCTATTATAGAACAGCTTAAGAAAAACGGCCTTCCCCCCTACTACGGGAAAAGTGCAACCGGAAAAGTTACAATTAAAAATTTAGAAGACAGGAATAAACAGGCAGCTAAAATTTATTTGGACAGTATAGATAATATCAAAAATCACTTATAA
- a CDS encoding flavodoxin domain-containing protein yields MKKVIVIYKSKYGFTKKYAHWISQELGAELREAEKTKASDLLDYDIIVYGGGLYAGGVNGLSLIVKSFPSIADKSLYLFTVGAADVNNETNISSIRRSLAKVLTPEMERKINIFHFRGGIDYPKLSFSHRIMMRMMVKMIQKKPEHELSNEDKDMLATYGQVIDFTDKSSIDTMINRIKSEI; encoded by the coding sequence ATGAAAAAGGTCATTGTAATTTATAAATCAAAGTATGGCTTCACAAAAAAATACGCCCATTGGATTTCACAGGAACTGGGGGCTGAGTTAAGAGAAGCTGAAAAAACAAAGGCTTCTGATTTGCTTGACTATGACATTATTGTTTATGGAGGCGGGCTTTATGCAGGAGGTGTGAACGGTCTTTCGCTAATTGTGAAATCTTTTCCGTCTATTGCAGATAAGTCGCTCTATCTATTTACTGTAGGCGCTGCCGATGTAAATAATGAAACGAATATATCAAGCATACGCCGTTCATTGGCAAAGGTACTTACACCTGAAATGGAAAGAAAAATTAACATCTTTCATTTTAGAGGCGGCATTGATTACCCAAAACTTAGCTTTAGTCATCGCATTATGATGCGTATGATGGTAAAAATGATACAAAAGAAACCTGAACATGAACTAAGTAATGAAGATAAAGATATGCTGGCAACCTATGGTCAGGTTATCGATTTTACGGATAAATCCTCTATAGATACCATGATTAATCGAATAAAATCAGAAATTTAG